Genomic window (Dyadobacter fanqingshengii):
TTCTTTTCCTATTCACTCATTCACTCATTCAATCATCGCCCGGCGACCCGGTCAAAATTATCAATGATGATGCACCCCACCAGCACCATGCACATGACCATGGCTGATCTCTTCTGCTGTGGCTGGGCGGATTGAGATGATTTGTCCTTTGAAATGCATTTCTTTTCCAGCCAATGGGTGGTTGAAATTCATAACAACCAAATCGTCTTTGATTTCGACAACCTGTCCGTGCATGCGCTCGCCGTCCTCATTGGTCATTGGAATGATGTTCCCGATCTGCAATAGTTCCTCCTGGTTCACATCTTCCATCTGGAAAACTGCCTTTGGTAATTCAACGATCGCTTCTTCATCAAACTCACCGTAACCTTCTTCCGGCGCCACGGTAAATTCGAAAATGTCTCCCGCAACAAGTCCTTCGATCTGATTTTCAAAACCCTCGGGAAGGCCGCTGATGCCTTGAATGAAGTACATTGGATCTTCTTCTGTCACCACTTCGACGACATCCGTTTCACCATCTGTATCAGGAATTCTCAGGCTGTATGTTAACGCTATCACGTTATTTTTTTCGACTTTCATTTGCTAGTTTGATTAAAATAATTGTTGTTGTAAAAAATTGTTCCAAGAGGAGTAGCGAAAACAAACGTACGGCAAATTTGCCAAAATGCCATTTAGATGAATTTTTTAGCACACATTTTGCTGTCAGGAACGAAGGAGGGCGTGATTATGGGCAATTATGTGGGCGATTTCATTAAGGGCCGCCTGACCGATGAAAAAACGGAAACATGGGACCCCGACTTCGTCACCGGATTGAAGCTTCACCGGTTCATCGATTTCTTCACAGATAAGCATGAGATTGTTCGGGAAGCGACGCACAGAGCGGCCTTGTCGCAGGGGAAATTGGCTGGCATTGTGATGGACATTTATTTTGATTATTTCCTGGCCAAACATTTTGATCAGTTTTCCCACGAGCCGCTTTTTACTTACACACGAAACATTTACGCGCTTGTCAAAGCCAATGAACAACACATTCCTGCGGACATGACGCGGATGGTGCAGGCAATGATCCGCGAAGACTGGCTTACGAGTTACGCAACATTCGAGGGCGTGGACCTGACTTTTCACCGGATGTCGCGCCGTGCCACCTACCTTGTACCGCTACGCAATGCTATACTCGAGCTGCGCGAGCATGAAGATTTCTATCGCGACAAATTTTTCAGCTTCTTCCCGGAACTTCAAAAAGCGTCGGAAGAGTTTATATTAACACATTAACATTATCATCGCTTACCGGCATCCCCAATGGCCCAAACACCGGATATTGTCCTTAAAGAGATCAGAAGTAAGAAATTCAGGCCCATCTATTTCCTGCACGGCGACGAGCCGTATTACATTGATTCCATTGCCGAAGAGCTGGAAAAACGCGTCGTGCCTGAGTCTGAGAAGGGCTTTAACCAGTTTGTTTTATATGGAAAAGACACGGATATGGCTGGCGTGCTGAGTTATGCAAGGCGTTTCCCGTTTATGGCCGAGAGGCAGTTGATTTTGGTAAAAGATGCCAATAAGCTGGGTGGGATTGAGCAGAAAGAGCAGCAGGCCAGGCTTGAAGATTATGCTGCTAATCCGCTGAACAGCACGGTGCTCGTTTTTTGTTTTCATGCCAATGCCGATGAGCGCAAGACTTTTATCAAATCCATTAATACGAATGGTGTGGTTGTGCAATCCAAAAAGATGTACGACAATAAATTGCCGGAATGGGTCACTTCTTTTTGTCAGCACGAAGGCGTGAAAATCAGTCCGAAGGCCGTGCAAATGCTGGTTGATAACATTGGCAATGATTTGAAGCGACTATCCAACGAGATCAGGAAAATAATGGTCAACCTGCGCGTGGATGAAGGAATTGATGCTTCGGCCATTGAACGGTTTGTGGGGATCAGTAAGGAATACAATGTATTTGAATTTCAAAAGGCATTGATGACGCGTGATGTCATGAAGGCCAATCAGATCGCCACTTATTTCTCAGCAAATTCAAAGGACAATCCGCTGGCGCCGATACTCATTATCCTTTTTGGATTTTACACAAAAGTGCTTCTTGCGCACGCCAGCAAAGACAAGACAGAAAAAGGGCTTGCTACCGAACTTGGCGTAAACCCGTATTTTGTAAAGGATTATCTGCTTGCGATCCGCAATTATCCGCTACCCAAAGTGGCCAATATCATTCACTATTTGCGGGAATGTGATGCCAGGCTCAAAGGGCTGGACGGCGTGAGCATTCCGGAAGGTGAGCTGCTCAAAGAATTGGTTTTCAAAATCGTACATTAAGATCTATAATGCAGCAAGAAACGGGTTTTGGCTTGTTTTTGGCTGTCCTACATTTGGTAAATGAATAGTGAAAATAAGATCCTGATCCCTATCCCGGCGCTTTTTAGTTTTGAAGAATGTCTGTGGTTTCTCAATCGGAACTATGATGATTGTCTGCACATTATAAAGGGCGACACGATTTTTAAAGCACTGGAAATAGGGGAGGATATCCTGCTGATCTCGATCAAAGAACACGCAGGTTTTCTCGAACTAAACATTATAAAAGGGGAACCCACGCAGGAAAATAAAGCGTATCTGATTGATTATGTGCGGGAATGGTTTGATATGGACACCAACATTCAACCTTTTTACGACCTGCTCAAAACAGACGGACGCATTGCTTACATGACCGAAACTTATAAAGGTTTGCGGTTGATTGGCATTTCAAATCTCTTCGAGGCCATTTGCTGGTGCATTATCGGCCAGCAGATTAATTTGTCGTTCGCCTACAAAGTGAAACGCAGGCTGGTGGAACATTACGGGAAGCGTATTGACCACGAAAATGATTCCTACTATGTTTTTCCCGAGCCCGAGGTGCTCGCTGCCGCTGATCCTGATCTGTTGAAAGAGATGCAGTTTTCGAAACAAAAATCGGATTACGTGATTGGCATTGCCAAAGCATTTGCCAATGGCAGCATCGATAAAGAAGCTTTACGCGCGTTACCCAGTTTCGCCGCCCGGAAAAAAGCACTCACGGATCACAAAGGAATCGGCGTTTGGACGGCCAATTATGCATTAATGAAATCCCTGAAAGAACCGGGTGGCATTCCGCATGGGGATATTGGCTTACTAAATGCGCTTTCCAATCACAACATTATCCAGGATCGGAGCGAAACTGCGAAAATCGAAGGGCTTTTTCAGCAGTTTGCAGGCTGGGAAAGTTATTTGGTTTTTTATCTCTGGCGAAGTCTTACCGTCAAGGTTTTGGAATAATCTCCTGATTCGCTTTCCATCTCAAATAAGCCTCGCGGAGGCAATGTCCGCATGGGCGAAATCCTTGCGCAACAGCTTCTTGT
Coding sequences:
- a CDS encoding FKBP-type peptidyl-prolyl cis-trans isomerase, encoding MKVEKNNVIALTYSLRIPDTDGETDVVEVVTEEDPMYFIQGISGLPEGFENQIEGLVAGDIFEFTVAPEEGYGEFDEEAIVELPKAVFQMEDVNQEELLQIGNIIPMTNEDGERMHGQVVEIKDDLVVMNFNHPLAGKEMHFKGQIISIRPATAEEISHGHVHGAGGVHHH
- a CDS encoding DNA-3-methyladenine glycosylase family protein, giving the protein MNSENKILIPIPALFSFEECLWFLNRNYDDCLHIIKGDTIFKALEIGEDILLISIKEHAGFLELNIIKGEPTQENKAYLIDYVREWFDMDTNIQPFYDLLKTDGRIAYMTETYKGLRLIGISNLFEAICWCIIGQQINLSFAYKVKRRLVEHYGKRIDHENDSYYVFPEPEVLAAADPDLLKEMQFSKQKSDYVIGIAKAFANGSIDKEALRALPSFAARKKALTDHKGIGVWTANYALMKSLKEPGGIPHGDIGLLNALSNHNIIQDRSETAKIEGLFQQFAGWESYLVFYLWRSLTVKVLE
- the holA gene encoding DNA polymerase III subunit delta: MAQTPDIVLKEIRSKKFRPIYFLHGDEPYYIDSIAEELEKRVVPESEKGFNQFVLYGKDTDMAGVLSYARRFPFMAERQLILVKDANKLGGIEQKEQQARLEDYAANPLNSTVLVFCFHANADERKTFIKSINTNGVVVQSKKMYDNKLPEWVTSFCQHEGVKISPKAVQMLVDNIGNDLKRLSNEIRKIMVNLRVDEGIDASAIERFVGISKEYNVFEFQKALMTRDVMKANQIATYFSANSKDNPLAPILIILFGFYTKVLLAHASKDKTEKGLATELGVNPYFVKDYLLAIRNYPLPKVANIIHYLRECDARLKGLDGVSIPEGELLKELVFKIVH
- a CDS encoding acyl carrier protein phosphodiesterase codes for the protein MNFLAHILLSGTKEGVIMGNYVGDFIKGRLTDEKTETWDPDFVTGLKLHRFIDFFTDKHEIVREATHRAALSQGKLAGIVMDIYFDYFLAKHFDQFSHEPLFTYTRNIYALVKANEQHIPADMTRMVQAMIREDWLTSYATFEGVDLTFHRMSRRATYLVPLRNAILELREHEDFYRDKFFSFFPELQKASEEFILTH